Below is a genomic region from Scyliorhinus canicula chromosome 2, sScyCan1.1, whole genome shotgun sequence.
tgcacgtcctgataggctttctcatactgggtctgggaactgctcagatgagctagacaagactggtgagccctcttggcatcatccacctctctatccttctctgccaacttccctttaagatccaggttttctttctcgatgtccctgacatcgaccttactcattcggttcctttcctctaaatctgcccggagcgtcctgatgacctcctctgcgcctcgcaactgtgccaaacaggacacaatcgccatcggcttgcgtgctttacctaaactctttttgtgtatttgagagaggttctcccaccaagtatgacctatacttccgggacctgtctcctcatttgcacaaaaactctttccaaaggggccatccctttccctgcagatatttgcggagttccagctcccacgtgggacactggcctactctgctactgctgctggtcgctgcgaccacaaactttgctggatccatcagacgttccattgcctgcatggccatttcctctgactctctttttataatttggaacagggggttgctggggtggtgtttcgtaaaaagggtacggcttacgctattttccgattacaaaactaccgaaagtttgtcgcaacaaaaagctttcagttttaccttacagccctgttagtacgcatgcactaaacacacttccgaatttcgcttattattttgaacaccttgaatacttgtgatctctttatttctctgcaatttggagttccaattcaaatttcagggtcctggacactgtggtgtttccacttacaacagggtcccaccagagtcgccactaaatgttgcacgttttactatgggcgtaaaacgcgtttattggagtgtattaacacgcctccgagttcgacgtgtgcttaacactgctaggctctgctctatgtaattattttagctctggagtcgccagttgccgtataggcaacgtcacaagtattccaaggtcaagttcaaagtaataaagacgatacaccgattagtaaagttcaaacgatcaatatttattatacagttaataataaatactcatgcacacactaagagactaagctacaactaaacataagcaaacagaatacttatctaacaggaacaggcaaggtaagagaacgaggccttcgtcctggttttgtctgcagccttcagcaagcgttctggcacttgggagtctagcgggcttggatcgcgtagcgagcgttgaacttacggtttcggcggctggtgctcaacggctggagtcaggataccaggtgtcagtcggggccggagcacgggtttaacagaccggacaacacgaggtccctatcttttataggggttccgttgtccttccctcttctcgggcgggctctacctattggatcaatttcttatcgatactggattaattccccaatgcgagggggtctccgtgatggagggggcgtttcttatgtccttttgttcggaggtttctggtgcctcgatgtctgggtcttgattggaatgtgtccattcagaaccaaatgtatctattgtgtgggtgttcaagtctgatggcctcattagcatgcaaagcgttttgccatttgcacctagctaaggtcttttcacctgagcccaaactggtttctgctgctgcagaatgcaaactgctctttgcagactgctgttctggctgaactgtctgtttctcagcagccttccattttagtttggctcagtgtccattttgcgtggccagcatggctacattggtGCAAAACAAAGTCTGTGTTGAAACAGAATTAGATCATCTAAAGTTATTCTCTATACTTTTATCacatattgctgaaaagaaagaCATAATGCTGTCAACACGTTTTAATCATGCAttcaacaggacaaatgcaagaatgccaaatttcaaacaacaatttatactgcaggggaaaagatgctgattggttggcagattGCACCTGATTAGCCAAtgagttgccatggagaaagcaataataataaactttattattgtcacaagtagtcttatattaatactgcaatgaagtcgccacacaccggcgccagtttgggtacactgagggagacttttgaatgtccaattcacctaacaagcacatctttcatagGAGGAAATTGGAGtgtccacccagaggaaactcacgcagacacggggagaacgtgcagactctgcacagacagtgacccaagccgggaatggaacctgggaccctggcgctgtgaagcagcagtgctaaccactgtgctaccactagGGAATTATAGACTTTCCAATCCCAGGGCAATCCAAACAAAAGTTCAAGGCTTGAATATATCCCTTTTATTTGTGTGTTCTGCTTCTGGCAAGCATAAAGAAGCCACATTATGGCCTTGGCTGATGAACGTACATTGGATGTTAGCGTGGCTATgggcacactcaggattgttcagcaagtgctgcccaaacaCGGAACCACATCTGAAAGCAGACCTTTAattttgggttttgcaagtgGTTGTGTATGGCCTGTACTCAACTTGCAAAGGAACATGGCTATTGATTTGATCAGCCAATCACTGGGACACATACCGCCTAAGTCTCTGATATCACACCAACCACTGAAATTCACAGATGATGTTTCTCAATCAGTGCGACAGGCAAAGAGGTATTTTTCTGGGCTGATGGCAGTATCCTGTCAGTGGAAAATACCACTGGAATAGCCAGTGCACAGCAGCAGCCTGAAGTGGCTTTCTCAACCCGTTctttccagggtaatttgaggTAGACTAGCCACTTTTTGCGCTCGGAAAGTGGTGGAATTTGGCTCAGTTGCGAATTATAGACAGTGAGCAATTCAGGATAGCCATTATCCTGCAAGATAGTTATCACGTGCCCCATTTCTGGGTCAAGTTTGCAAAGTGGGAGATATCTTGACATTGGCCCCAATAATTAGCACTAAGAATCAAAACGTTTAGAGTGAGATTATGATATATATCACTATATGATTTAAATAAAATGAAAGTTGAGAGAAAGAATAAAGGTAAATATACAATATAGTAATAAGTTTAAAATATTAACACCTTCGGCGCACTAATAATGTGGGGATTATAACAATCTAACATTGTTTTAGATTAAAGTGGCCACATGCTAAATATGTCTGAATGACATGTTTTATTTTAATGCAGGCTTTGATCGGTCTGTTTCTACAAAGGAATTGAATGCGTGTTCGTTACTTTCTACCGGAATCACTTCGAAGGTACGATCATTCTAAATACTTTCAGCAATCTGAAAACTCCCAGCATTTTAAGAATGGATCGCCAAATTTCCCCAAATGTTGGTCgaaagaaagtgcagactctcgGCGGAGGAAAACtggttatgtacagacctcctaacagtggtcaggaccaggggcgcaacatgtaccgggaaatagaaaaggcatgtcagaaaggcaaggtcacggtgatcatgggggacttcaatatgcaggtggattgggtaaataacgtagccagtggatccaaagaaaaggaattcatggaatgcttacaagatggctttttggaacagcttgtcatggagcccacaagggagcaggctattctggacctagtgctctgtaatgaaccagactttataaaagatcttaaagtaagggaacacttaggaagcagcgatcataatatggttgagttcagtctgcagtttgaaagagagaaggcaaaatcggatgtaatggtgttacagttaaataaaggtaattacgagggcatgagagaggaactggcgaaaatcgactggaagcagaccctagtggggaagacagcagagcaaaaatggcaggagtttgtatgcataattgaggacactgtacagaggttcatccccaagaaaagaaagattatccggggagggattagacagccatggctgacaaaggaggtcaggaaatgtatcaaagaaaaagagagatcctataaagtggccaaaagcactgggaattcagaagattgggaaggctacaaaaacaaacagaggttaacaaagagacaaataaggaaggagaggatcaaatatgaaggcaggctagccagtaatataagaaatgatagtaaaagtttctttcaatacataagaaacaaacgactggccaaagtagacattgggccaattcaaactgattccggaaggctagtgatgggagacgaggaaatggctggagaacttaataagtactttgcgtctgtcttcacagtggaagacatgagtaatatcccaaaaattatagagggtcagggggctgagttgagtatggttgccattacaaaagagatggtgctaaaaaagctaaaaggtcttaaaattgacaaatctcctggccccgatgggctacaccctagagttctgagagaggtggctgaagaaatagcggaagcgttggttgagatctttcaaaaatcactggagtcagggaaagtcccggatgattggaagatcgctgttgtaacccccttgttcaagaaaggatcaagacaaaagatggaaaattacaggccaattagcctaacctcggttgttggtaaaattctagaatcgatcgttaaggatgagatttctaaattcttggaagagcagggtcggattagaacaagtcaacatggatttagtaaggggaggtcgtgcctgacgaacctgttagaattctttgaggaggtgacaagtaggttagaccagggaaacccagtggatgtggtctatctggatttccaaaaggcctttgataaggtgccacacaggaggctgctgagtaaggtgagggcccatggtgttcgaggtgagctactggcatgggttgaggattggctgtctgacagaaggcagagagttgggataaaaggttctttttcagaatggcagccggtgaccagcggtgtcccacagggttcagtgttggggccacagctgttcaccatatatattaatgatctggatgaagggactgggggcattctagcgaagtttgccgatgatacgaagttaggtggtcaggcaggtagtgctgaggaagtggggaggctgcagaaggatctagacagtttgggagagtggtgcaggaaatggctgatgcaattcaacgtgagaaaatgtgaggtcttgcactttggaaaaaagaatccaagcatagactactttctaaacggtgagaaaattcataatgccaaagtacaaagggatctgggagtgctagtcgaggattccctaaaggtaaacatgcaggttgaatctgtgattaagaaagcgaatgcaatgttgtcatttatctcaagagggttggaatataaaagcagcgatgtgctactgagcctttataaggctctggttaggccccatttggagtactgtgtccagttttgggccccacatctcaggaaggacatactggcactggagcgtgtccagcggagattcacacggatgatccctggaatggcgggtctaacatatgatgaacggctgaggatcctgggattgtattcattggagtttagaaggttaaggggagatctaatagaaacttacaagataatacatggcttagaaagggtggacgcaaagaaactgtttccgttaggcgaggagacgaggacccgtgggcacagccttagaattagagggggtaaattcagaacagaaatgcggagacatttcttcagccagagagtggtgggcctgtggaattcattgccgcagagtgcagtggaagccgggacgctaaatggcttcaaggcagagatagataaattcttgatgtcgcgaggaattaagggctacggggagaatgctggtaggtggagttgaaatgcccatcagccatgattgaatggcggagtggactcgatgggccgaatggccttacttccactcctatgtcttatggtcttatggtcttaaaactgATATTGGACTAAACTAAAATATATCAATACAAGTGAGAAGCCGTGTTGATGGAAAATAATACATTTTAATCAGCGGTTCCAGGAATGTGGAAAACATCCTGAGGGGAAAGGAAATTCTGGTCAAATAATTCTGACCAGGAAGTTCAATTTCTGAGTAAAATTGTCAATCGATTTACAAATCAAAGCGTTTTAACAGCACAGAAAATATTGAGATTATAATTAATGGGGGCATTGCAAGTTTTGGAACACGAAATTACATTAGGCATTATATAACCCGAATAATCGTGTATGACAAAATGAGACCCACATCAGATGTGTGCAGACAATAGACAGGAATAATTGCTGCCATTTAATCACAGACGCCTGGCCTCCAGCGGAGATCACTGTTTCGAGGGTTCTAAACCCAGTGCAAATTTCCTCGCTTGACAGGCCTGCTGACATTGATGGGAATGTGATGTTAGCACCAATAAACAGCACTTGTGCTGGAAGAGtccttggggatgggggggggggggggggggagatcaaacACAAAAGAGCTACATTCAGTCACACCCTCTTTGAGGTGAGGCATCCCCATGGAATAAAGCTTCATTGTATTATGGTGTGTTAATCATGAATGATTGCTATTAGTGCACTTGTAATTGTGTGTAATAGTGCACTTGTAATTGTGTGTAATAGTGCACTTGTAATTGTGTGTAAGAGTGCATGTGTAATTGTGTGTAATAGTGCACTTGTAATCGCGTGTAATAGTGCACTTATAATTGTGTGTAAGAGTGCATGTGTAATTGTGTGTAATAGTGCACTTGTAATTGCGTGTAATAGTGCACTTGTAATTGTGTGTAAGAGTGCATGTGTAATTGTGTGTAAGAGTGCACTTGTAATTGTGTATAATGGTGCACTTACAATTGTGTGCAATAGTGCATTTGTAATTGTGTGCCTGCAGATTTCTGTAAATGCTGCCACACTTGGATGAAACTTTTCCGCTGATGCTGGGTGTTAATGCACAGAGCTGCGTGTATTCCGTGACAAACTGTACACGTGATTGCCAATTTGCACCAATACgtgagggagtggggaagatATGCTTGGTGATTGATAATGTGTATAAAGACGGGAATCAGAGGGATCAGAGCTGAATGAGGtgcgggctgtgtgtgtgtggactctGGGAGCAGTGTTGCTTTCTGCTATGTGAGTGACAGGGAGATCAGCTTGGGGCGGCTGCCCGCACATCCGCAATGTGACCGCCagcccgccgccgccgccgccgttaATCATTCCGCATTTTTAAAGACAAAGGAAAAGGACAGCGTTCAATTCCTCTGTAGCTGTGTCTGTGAGCgagaacccctcccccctccctgttcCGGGGAGCCATCCCTCTCTCCCAGCTTTTCCCAGTTCACTGGGCAGCTCCATGACCCCAGGAGTCAGGATGCGCCGGGAGGAAGGGGCGAGATGCGGGAGGCAGAGCTCGGGATGGGCTAGCAGCTCCCCGGAAGGGGCGCATTCAAACAACGGTGAAGCTTTGCGCCAGACACTCAGAAGGTAAAGCAAACGGCAGCGGATGCTGGGATCTGACAATACTGGCACAATCTCTGCAGCTCTGCCAGTATCTGGGGAGAGGAGAAGGCAGCTCCCTGGATAACACTTTGTCAAAGCCCCTGAAGATGTTGTTGCCCAATGACTCTACCAAGCCCCTGGCCATTCTGGACGGTGCCATGGACGCTGCCAACCTTACCCGGAATGGCACTGCCAGTGGCACCCAGTGCAGTGCCATCCTGATCTCCTTCATCTATTCGGTGGTGTGTTTCGTGGGATTGTGTGGCAACTCTCTGGTCATCTACGTGATCCTCAGGTACGCCAAGATGAAGACGGCCACCAACATCTACATCTTGAACCTGGCCATCGCCGACGAGCTGCTGATGCTGAGTGTACCCTTCCTGGTAACCTCCACCCTGCTGGCCCACTGGCCTTTCGGCTCTCTGCTGTGCCGCCTGGTGCTCAGCGTGGATGCCATCAACATGTTCACCAGCATCTACTGCCTGACCGTGCTGAGCGTGGACAGGTACATCGCCGTGGTGCACCCCATCAAAGCTGCCAGCTACAGGAGACCCACTATCGCCAAGATGGTCAACCTGGCCGTGTGGCTCATGTCCATCATGGTCATCCTGCCCATCATTATCTTCGCGGACACGGCCACCAACTCGGACGGCTCGGTGGCCTGCAACATGCAGATGCCCAAACCCACCAAGCAGTGGCTGGCGGGCTTCGTGGTGTACGCCTTCCTGATGGGCTTTCTCATCCCGGTGGCGGCCATCTGCCTGTGCTACATCCTCATCATCGTCAAGATGAGAGTGGTGGCCCTCAAAGCGGGCTGGCAGCAGCGCAAGAGGTCGGAGAGGAAGATCACCCTGATGGTCATGATGGTGGTGACGGTCTTCGTCATGTGCTGGATGCCCTTTTACATCGTCCAACTGGTCAATGTCTTCGTGGGGCAACAGGACGCCACCGTCAGTCAGCTCGCCGTCATCCTGGGCTACGCCAACAGTTGCGCCAACCCCATCCTCTACGGCTTCCTGTCGGACAACTTCAAGAGATCCTTCCAGAGGATCCTGTGCCTGCGGTGGATGGACAATGTGGCGGAGGAGCCCATCGATTACTATGCCACCGCTCTCAAAAGCAGAGCTTACAGCGTCGAAGACTTCCAACAGGACCCGCTGGAGTCGAATAGTGTGTATCGCAACGGCACCTGTACCTCAAGGACCACTACCCTCTGAGTTAGCAGCTGAAAAGCTGGGGAGTGTGAGAGAAAACCACGACATGTGTTATTTATTTGTGGGACAGATCTCTGCTCCCTATTCCTGACGTTGCCCCCCTTCTCCTGCTGTCTTAGGCTGCTGCGAGTCTGTCATATATTTGCACAGAAATGTTTCACAACGTCCCATTCGTGGTGTTTGAACCTTTTATTTTTAACCTGTcggttttttgtgtgtgtgtgtgtgtgtgaatctgtctctcggTGAAATGTTCTAGCGCCTGAAGCACGCTGAAAGTTTGATTTTTGAAAATGGGTGCCGTGGGACATTTTGAAACTGTTACGTTTCCATAGGTTTTTACGTTTCACATCGCGGAGCAGATGGTGAAAGTCCGTTTGTGAATTTTGCTCCAAATTCACTGAGAAAGTGCAGAATATATCTGCCGGACGGTACTTTTACTTCACCATAGATAGGAAGGATTATTATTACAATTCCTCTAAAATATACTTTAGACAATCCAGAATGGATTTATGTTGTGATTTTCAATGTACTGATTGAAGGGAAAAATTCCCTAATCCCAGCGTTAATTTCACAAGGAATTAACGCCCACATCACTGGAGGAGGATTTTTTTAACTATTCTACATTTTAATGGACATAAAAGTGACTAATAGCAAGTTAAAGCTTTAATCCGCCAGTACAGTCTATGCCGTGTTAATTATCACATGAAAGTATCTCCCCTTTTTAAATGGTAGCATTTACGACAGTTAATGAGAAGGGGATATGTTTCAAATGTCAGATGTAAATCTGTACAAGTGCCAAGCAAGGAGCCAGTGAAACTAAAAACAACCCTGTTAAGTTGCAACATTCAGAGCTCCTCTGCGTTTGAATCTGAATCCAAgaatttctatttctatttataGCTATTAAATATCAGTGGATTATATCATAGCCATTTCTGGTCGGTCAGGCAAACAGCAAGAGGGACACACATGCAAACTGGTGTTGCCAAGGCTGTTGGTTCACACCGACCTGAAGAGAGTTGGCGGATGTGGCAATCTAGTTTTGTTATTTGGACTCcaatcacatttggagtattgtgtgcagttctgatcacctcactataggaaggatgtggaagcattggaaagggtgcaaaggagatttaccaggatgctgcctggtttggaaggtaggtcttatgaggaaaggttgagggagctagggcttttctctttggagcggaggaggatgagaggcgacttgatagaggtttataagatgatgagggggatagatagagtggacgttcagagactatttcctcaggtggatgtagcttttaaaagggggcataattataagattcagggtgggagatataggagggatatccgaggtaggttctttactcagagagtggttagggtgtggaatggactgcctgctgtgatagtggagttggacactttagaaactttcaagcggttattggataggcacatggagcacaccaagatgacagggagtgggatagcttgatcttggtttcggacaatgctcggcacaacatcgagggccgaagggcctgtactcctATGCTGTACTCCTCTATGTCCCCTCCACTGTCGGCCTTTTAGACGTTACATCTGTTGTGGAAGCGGCCCATGGACACCCTTCGGCTAGTTTAGCTGCTCACATCTTTGAGGGACCCCATTCATCACAAATCATCCCAGCTCGCCCTCCAATCAAATCAAAGCTGCAAACCCCAGTTGATTTTGACAGTTCCTTTTTTATTGGCGCATTGATTTGACATTAACCAACAAATGGGGGCCTGTACATTGGCTCCCCGGGAAAAGGAGAACGCGCGGTGTGAACAGATTGCTTTGTAAATGGCTAACAATGTGTTGAGAACGCTGCCCATCGCCAGATATCTAAGCTGTGTCTGCTGTCTAATGTGACACTTCATGTGGGGGCTGCACAGATCTGTGTCATTATTTGAACCAAGTATTATTTAACAGCCCAACGCATTAAAGATCAAAAGTCTGTGTTCGGCGTCGTTGGTGTTTTTAAGATAGAAATGAAAGCTATTTTAAACAAGGCCATGGTACATTTCTTGCCAGATTCTCTCTTCCAAACGCGCGTTTCCTGGAAACGACATTTAGTCATCGGCTCAATGTCAATTCGATATGGTTGAGGTAACGCTAGCTGCACCTCCGATTGCACTGTTTGGCTTGTCATATTTGCAAAGTTAATGACTATTTGACCACGTGTCCTCCTGGGTCAAGGCAATATTTTTCTTGTACAGATTGCTAATAAACACTTCCAGCCGATCATTCACCGGTTGTCACAAAATAATTCACAGCAACAAATAGGCCAGCGGAAGAGTGATTTCGAATAATTCAATATACAATTGAGAATAACACTGTTGTATTAGCGCTCCGCCTGACCTGAGCATTCAAAATGATTCTTGTTTCCCTTTCAACCAGGTGCTGGCTGCAGCCTAAACATCACCCAGGGTTTGCTGTTCGAAAGCCCACCCTCTAACTCACACCAGAAAGgttattttttttccattccAAATCTCCATTGAAGTGAACACAGGGGGAGCTGGGGCAGAGGTAAGGCAGTTGTAGAGTGAGCGCCTCCCAGTGGCTCCTCAATGTGCTACAGGCTCGCTGACTTCACCCTGATCCACGGGAGCGTTGACATCGCCTTCACTCGCTGAAGGAGTTTCAACGTAATGATTCTCGTGGGTAACTGTGACCCCGGCGGCTTTTTCGTTGCCTTGCAAGAGAGACTCATTGTGGGCGGGCGCCCCCACGCCGGCTTGGCCGACCGCCCTTTCCTGAGCGTTGACTTTGCCCCGTCCCCTGATCACTATCACCGCGATTGCGACCAGCAGCATCAAAACCAAAACGCCGATAACCACCTGATAGACGAGGTGGTTTGAACGAGCTTCTGCCTTTCCTTGTCCGGAACCCCCCCTGAGCCCTGGAGAAAATGCCAGGGTTGAATTTTCAGCAGGTTGCAGGGGGGTTGTTGGAGGGTTGTTGGTGGGTGTCCAGACATGGAGAGGAGTGATGTTGGCGACTGGACTCTGGGTGCTTTCCAGAGGGGTCCCGGGGGACTGGTGGGAGCCACTTTCTGAAGCTGCCCCGGGAATACACTTGTGTTGCTGATGGTCCACTATAAACCCCTTGTCACAGTAACAGAAAAGGCCTGGGGCGAAGGAAAAGCAGCCAGTTGGACAAGGCCCATCACTCGGTCCCTTCCAGCAGCCAGTACACACAGATTCCAGTCCTCCCGGAGCTGACCACCCCATTCGCCCATTCTGAAGCTCACATCGCAAGGCAACAGACCTGCCATTGGCGCAGCTGATGATAGCGACTGAACCTCGGGATAGGCCAGGGGAGGGGACATTTTCACTCCGGGCTTCCTCATAAACCACCTTCCCAATAGTAGTGTTTAAAGCCTCACACCTTGCGTACTTGCAAATGAAGCCATCGCTTCTTTTGTTACAGTGACAAGTCGTCCACACCAGTCTGGTTGGCTTTGTGAAATCCACCTGCAGTTGCACACACCTCTCGTGGGTGCAGGTCCGCAGAGGTTCCTTCACCCAGGCGCTGTACGTGGAATGGTCAGT
It encodes:
- the sstr1a gene encoding somatostatin receptor type 1, which codes for MLLPNDSTKPLAILDGAMDAANLTRNGTASGTQCSAILISFIYSVVCFVGLCGNSLVIYVILRYAKMKTATNIYILNLAIADELLMLSVPFLVTSTLLAHWPFGSLLCRLVLSVDAINMFTSIYCLTVLSVDRYIAVVHPIKAASYRRPTIAKMVNLAVWLMSIMVILPIIIFADTATNSDGSVACNMQMPKPTKQWLAGFVVYAFLMGFLIPVAAICLCYILIIVKMRVVALKAGWQQRKRSERKITLMVMMVVTVFVMCWMPFYIVQLVNVFVGQQDATVSQLAVILGYANSCANPILYGFLSDNFKRSFQRILCLRWMDNVAEEPIDYYATALKSRAYSVEDFQQDPLESNSVYRNGTCTSRTTTL
- the clec14a gene encoding C-type lectin domain family 14 member A — translated: MLRVVFMFLWFQSDWQKSGVRSGATAPEFCKAGMCYSLHWEGDSFPRAKKLCEDRKGVLTTMESQVEAENIRQLLAKAAGGRAQLIHLWIGLQRKAKRCYMQDRPLRGFSWVSGTDHSTYSAWVKEPLRTCTHERCVQLQVDFTKPTRLVWTTCHCNKRSDGFICKYARCEALNTTIGKVVYEEARSENVPSPGLSRGSVAIISCANGRSVALRCELQNGRMGWSAPGGLESVCTGCWKGPSDGPCPTGCFSFAPGLFCYCDKGFIVDHQQHKCIPGAASESGSHQSPGTPLESTQSPVANITPLHVWTPTNNPPTTPLQPAENSTLAFSPGLRGGSGQGKAEARSNHLVYQVVIGVLVLMLLVAIAVIVIRGRGKVNAQERAVGQAGVGAPAHNESLLQGNEKAAGVTVTHENHYVETPSASEGDVNAPVDQGEVSEPVAH